TTATTCAATGAATAATCAAATAGGAATACTGCCATCATACAAATCAAATCAAATCCAATGGATCCACACAACACACATTCTGCGTTCCTTTCACTCAACAAATGCAACAAATTCCGCTCTGCTCTGCTCCACACCATAATCTGCTTCCCATGATGTCACGCAAGGGACGAGTCCCGTTCCTCCGTACCACCTTCCACGCCCGCCTGCCGCACCTTGGGAGGCCCGGagtgccgcctcgccgccgccgccggcaccggcGGTGGCGTCCCAGCCGGAAAGGACAGCCGCTTCTTCGCTGAACCCACAGAAGACCATCCTTTCTCCAGCGTCTCAGCTTGAGCAGCACCCTCGGTCAGCGTCGGGCTCTGCACACGCGACTTGGCCCTGGCCGACGCCGACTTGGTGGCCGCCATGTAGCTCGGCACCGACGGGGAAGAGCCCGCGTCGTCACGCACGCTGGACGCGCCGATGCTGTGCCTCCGGGGCCGCTCGGACCGGACAGTGCTGACCACGCTCCTCGCGTCGTCGCCGTCGCAGTCTCCACTCTTGGGCGTCGCGCTCTTCTTCCTCGCCAGCGCCGGCGAGGGCGTCGACGGGGACTGCCTGGGGGCAGGGCCGGACGGCTTCGGAGTCGAAAGCGGCGGCGGCTTATCATCATTCGGCTTCAAAGAGTCCACCACCTGGTTGTCCGCCTTTGTGACCGTCTCACCTTCTCCGAGGTTCATGCTCAGGCTGGTGCTGTGCACCGACGTGCGGTCGACGCTGCTGCCCTCCTTCTCGGACGCCCCGTTGCGGCCGTCGAACGGCCTCGACGCCATCCACCGCTCCAGCCAGCTCCAGCCCCAGTGCGGGTTACTCGGGTCCACGAACATCGGGTTGGCAGACCTTGAGGTGCTCTTCCACTGTTGTAAAAAGAACAGGAATGCATGTCCAAAATGCTGTCTAAGACTCTGAATGAAAACCTAGCATGGACTGCAGTGAACTGAATGTGATGCAACCAAACCGACCTGGTGGGAGAATGCGTATGCGAGAGCCCGTTCTCTTCTAGCCGCGGCCTCTTGCCTGCTCACGAGGCTCGCCTCGATTTGCTCCTTGGACTGCAGGCTGGTATTCCACTGATCTCCCATCTTATATATAATAACAGGGAAGAGTTTGTTACTTGTCTGTTCATATGGATGTGCTTTTATCATGCTTATTACAGAAGTAAATGTAAACAAATACCCCTAACTGAATAATAAACACATTAAAGTGCTAAAATCTCAGACCCCTTAACTATATAGATATGTTCTGAATTTCACAAGGACTTCATCTTCAACTGCAGAGTACATGACTCTTTTAATTCTCTGCAAATGCTAACTGCTTTTTTCATTCTTATAACCAGTTAAACCAAAGTTGTCTTCTATAAAGAGCAGCAAATAAGCATACTGAATCAAATCAAAAGCTGACAAATCCTGACTAGTAAGTAATTCAAACCCTGCAGTATGACACTGATTGTTCAGATTTCAGAGAGGAAACACCCAAGTACAAACCAACCACCGTGTCGGAACTTAAAACAGAGGCTAAAGAGACAGGACTCCAGCAATATAAAACATGATCTCTCTGTATTCTGCTCCCAGTGGTAAATCAGTAATAGAAGTCGGTGTATTTACCATAGTGCGTTAAGTTCAGGTCCAATCAACGGTACTGCTCTAGTATTCTGCATATTTCTGGTCCAGCAACACTAACAATTTCTGATGTGGTTATACATATTGTACTGGGATCACACCTAGGAATTCAGTAAAATGGTATCGAGGTTCATTTTTTTTTTTTACTGTAAACGCATATTTCTGGTCAAAAACACTAACAATTTCAGATCCGGTTCTACGTATGGTACTGGAATTAACATTAGGAATTCAAGATAAACTGGTATGGAGGTTAAAATGTTCTACTGTAAAGAATTTAATATTAAAATGTACAATATAAACTGGTAATAAGTAATGATGTTTGCTGCATACCCTGAGAGTCTCTAGTTCCTGGTTCAACAAGAGCTGGCGCTGAAGGGCCTGGTTCTCCTCGGCCATCTTGATCCTCCTCGTCCGTATCTTGGACTGGACCCGGGACAGAGTCTGCATGCAGCGAAGCGTGCTGGTGGCCTGGCGCTTGACGGAGTGGCCTTGGACCAGCGACTTGAGTCTGACCAGGCCTTTCAATGCCCGCAGCGCCCTTCTTGCCtggatagatagatagatattcATGCATGGGGGGAATGGATAGCAACAATTCAGTCGGTACACTCATAATATCAGTAAAAAATGGTAACAAAAAAATGTTCAGTTAAAGCTCCATTAGGACTGCAGGAAGTGTCAAGTTAGATTTTCCTGCTTAGGCAATCTGCCTCACACAACAAAGGCTTGCAGTTAGCATAGATAAAAACGACAAGAGTGAGTCACTAGAGTTAATGAACTAATTCTAGCATATGCATGATTGACCTGCAGACCGTCAGACTAAGCAAATGTGCCATAAGGATGCATATACTGTATGTGTCAAAACTTGCAAGTTGGAAGAGATTATTTAGGGAATTAAAAAACAAATTTGCAGGTTCAGGACTAGTTTTTAATTAATCATCGATTCGATGATATAAAATTGACAGTTCACTTGGAATTTGGTGGTCTTGATGTAACAGTAATCCTATGTCTATGAAGAATGCTGGTTTCAGTAATTAACCGCCtggatagatagatagatattcATACATGGGGGAAACCGGTATCAGTAATTCTTCGCTCGGCACACTTAAAACATGTGTACAAAAATTCTGCTAGTGCGATAACCAGAAATATTCAGTTAAAGCTCCATTAGGGGTACATCAAGTGTCAAGTGTCGTGTTTGATTTCCCTGCTTAGGCAGTGGCAGACAATCTGCCTCACACAGCAAAGGTAGTAGATTGTTAGCATGAATAAAAATGGCTTGCTACAATTAAAATTAACGGGCTAATTCTAGCACGCATGATTGATGTGCAGACGGTCAGAGTAAGCAAATACTACTAGTACATGAGAACCAAATATGGATCTATCTATAGGTCAAAACTTTCAAGTTTGAAGGGAATTCTAAAAGAATGCATTGTTTTGTTCCAGATGTTGCCTAGCCTGGCCTAGTGCTAGTGCTAGA
The Aegilops tauschii subsp. strangulata cultivar AL8/78 chromosome 3, Aet v6.0, whole genome shotgun sequence genome window above contains:
- the LOC109772466 gene encoding protein IQ-DOMAIN 2 isoform X1, with the translated sequence MGKKPKWLGAVKKAFSPESKDQQKLQRRLAAAGSSAGAAYPRDLTPSASYLEARASGSAPPPALPRYPDDFQEEEHEIEHVAAAPAPAPATDAPLPAPPAAAPPQVQAAIAPASSSCVMSRELAATKIQTAFRGHLARRALRALKGLVRLKSLVQGHSVKRQATSTLRCMQTLSRVQSKIRTRRIKMAEENQALQRQLLLNQELETLRMGDQWNTSLQSKEQIEASLVSRQEAAARRERALAYAFSHQWKSTSRSANPMFVDPSNPHWGWSWLERWMASRPFDGRNGASEKEGSSVDRTSVHSTSLSMNLGEGETVTKADNQVVDSLKPNDDKPPPLSTPKPSGPAPRQSPSTPSPALARKKSATPKSGDCDGDDARSVVSTVRSERPRRHSIGASSVRDDAGSSPSVPSYMAATKSASARAKSRVQSPTLTEGAAQAETLEKGWSSVGSAKKRLSFPAGTPPPVPAAAARRHSGPPKVRQAGVEGGTEERDSSLA
- the LOC109772466 gene encoding protein IQ-DOMAIN 2 isoform X2, with the translated sequence MGKKPKWLGAVKKAFSPESKDQKLQRRLAAAGSSAGAAYPRDLTPSASYLEARASGSAPPPALPRYPDDFQEEEHEIEHVAAAPAPAPATDAPLPAPPAAAPPQVQAAIAPASSSCVMSRELAATKIQTAFRGHLARRALRALKGLVRLKSLVQGHSVKRQATSTLRCMQTLSRVQSKIRTRRIKMAEENQALQRQLLLNQELETLRMGDQWNTSLQSKEQIEASLVSRQEAAARRERALAYAFSHQWKSTSRSANPMFVDPSNPHWGWSWLERWMASRPFDGRNGASEKEGSSVDRTSVHSTSLSMNLGEGETVTKADNQVVDSLKPNDDKPPPLSTPKPSGPAPRQSPSTPSPALARKKSATPKSGDCDGDDARSVVSTVRSERPRRHSIGASSVRDDAGSSPSVPSYMAATKSASARAKSRVQSPTLTEGAAQAETLEKGWSSVGSAKKRLSFPAGTPPPVPAAAARRHSGPPKVRQAGVEGGTEERDSSLA